Proteins encoded in a region of the Nitrospira sp. genome:
- a CDS encoding Mrp/NBP35 family ATP-binding protein has translation MARELNVINNGSGDGDACTYMWACAICDENERCQKDKEGHSRWLVAKRMERIEHKVLIMSNKGGVGKTTCTTNIAVSLALKGWHVGICDMDIHGPNIPKMVGAEGQKLKISTSGGIIPFQAYNLKIASMSFLLQNSDDPIIWRDAYKYEFINQLLGGVDWQDLNFLLIDLPPGTGNESVTTIDLLGTVSGAVIITTPQEVALLDSRKSVTFCKDSEVPIIGIVENMSGLECPNCHTHIDVFRKGGGEASALDMGVPFLGRIPLDPDVVTQSDAGEPFALFNSDQPTAEAYHRIANQVEAFCKKGASLVKVGRTTTGLLKGDSQ, from the coding sequence ATGGCACGTGAACTCAACGTCATCAATAACGGAAGCGGAGATGGAGATGCCTGCACCTATATGTGGGCGTGCGCCATCTGCGACGAGAACGAGCGGTGCCAAAAGGATAAGGAAGGCCATAGCCGATGGCTGGTCGCCAAACGGATGGAGCGCATCGAGCACAAAGTCCTCATCATGAGCAATAAAGGAGGTGTGGGAAAAACCACGTGCACGACAAACATCGCGGTGAGCCTTGCGCTCAAAGGATGGCATGTCGGTATCTGTGACATGGACATTCACGGCCCCAACATTCCGAAAATGGTCGGTGCGGAAGGTCAGAAGCTTAAAATCAGCACCTCCGGAGGGATTATTCCCTTCCAAGCGTACAATTTGAAGATTGCCTCGATGTCGTTTCTGCTGCAGAACTCGGATGATCCGATTATCTGGCGCGATGCCTACAAGTACGAGTTCATCAATCAGCTGCTCGGAGGGGTCGATTGGCAGGATTTGAATTTTCTCCTGATCGATCTTCCGCCGGGAACCGGGAACGAGTCGGTTACGACGATCGATCTGCTCGGCACGGTGAGCGGTGCCGTGATTATTACCACGCCACAAGAAGTGGCACTCCTTGATTCCAGAAAATCCGTCACGTTTTGCAAGGACAGCGAGGTGCCGATCATCGGGATCGTGGAAAATATGAGCGGGCTCGAATGTCCGAACTGCCATACTCATATTGATGTCTTCCGGAAGGGCGGTGGCGAAGCGTCTGCGCTCGACATGGGAGTCCCGTTTTTGGGGCGGATTCCGCTCGACCCGGACGTGGTCACACAGTCCGATGCGGGTGAGCCCTTTGCGCTGTTCAACTCCGACCAGCCGACGGCCGAAGCGTATCACCGTATTGCCAATCAGGTTGAAGCCTTCTGTAAAAAAGGCGCATCGTTGGTGAAAGTGGGGCGGACAACGACGGGATTGCTGAAGGGAGACAGTCAGTGA
- a CDS encoding HI0074 family nucleotidyltransferase substrate-binding subunit, with protein sequence MTDKLHNLLRLLDTALVRLEGALTQPVNEFVRDSAIQRFEFTFELFWKSLKAYAEQTGLEAYSPKDSIRTAFQLGVIPEHSDWFHMLEDRNLTSHTYNEARAEIIYSHLPGYLRLLRQAHVELTRRISQ encoded by the coding sequence ATGACCGACAAGCTGCATAACCTGTTGCGACTGCTGGATACGGCTCTTGTTCGATTGGAAGGGGCGCTGACACAGCCGGTCAATGAGTTTGTGCGGGATTCTGCGATCCAGCGTTTCGAGTTTACGTTTGAATTGTTCTGGAAGAGTTTGAAAGCCTATGCTGAGCAAACAGGGCTGGAGGCGTATTCACCGAAAGACAGTATTCGCACGGCGTTCCAATTGGGCGTGATCCCGGAGCATTCAGACTGGTTTCACATGCTGGAAGACCGCAATCTCACCAGCCATACCTACAATGAAGCCAGGGCAGAAATCATCTACTCTCATTTACCCGGATATTTACGACTCCTTCGCCAAGCGCATGTCGAGCTGACGCGTCGCATAAGCCAATAG
- the tatC gene encoding twin-arginine translocase subunit TatC: MLNKLNRWLQDSVFKPLEDKKMPVMEHLVEFQVRLTRAVIALAVLFMGTFFYADTLVKWLRVPLQNMFVPSKLTWEPTDLPTVPFVFLAPAEALWQNVKVAGLFAIVLAMPYLLFEIWRFVVPGLHVQERRFVGPFVCVSALAFYAGAGFSFFFVLPFALNFLISYGVNAGFVPQISIAQYVGFALWFLMVFGLIFEVPLAITLMAKLGWVDAPFLIQYWKWALLGSFVIAAILTPTPDPFNQTLMAGPMFLLYWVGIFGAKCFGKNTSAESHQAGIPTVAMAGAGVGGAASGMSMSKSTGDDYVSVPGGRHH, translated from the coding sequence GTGCTGAACAAGCTGAACCGGTGGCTGCAAGATTCGGTCTTCAAGCCGCTGGAAGACAAGAAGATGCCGGTCATGGAGCACCTCGTAGAGTTCCAGGTCCGGCTCACACGTGCGGTGATCGCTCTGGCGGTCCTGTTCATGGGGACGTTTTTCTATGCCGATACCTTGGTCAAGTGGTTGCGGGTTCCGCTCCAGAATATGTTCGTGCCGAGCAAATTGACCTGGGAACCGACCGATTTGCCGACGGTGCCGTTTGTCTTCCTTGCGCCGGCGGAGGCACTCTGGCAGAACGTCAAGGTAGCGGGCCTGTTCGCTATCGTGCTCGCCATGCCCTATCTTTTGTTTGAGATCTGGAGATTCGTCGTTCCTGGACTTCACGTTCAGGAGCGACGGTTTGTCGGGCCGTTCGTCTGTGTGAGCGCATTGGCGTTCTACGCGGGGGCCGGATTCTCATTTTTCTTCGTGCTTCCATTCGCCTTGAATTTTTTGATTTCGTACGGAGTGAACGCCGGATTCGTGCCGCAAATCTCGATCGCTCAATATGTCGGGTTTGCCCTGTGGTTCTTGATGGTCTTTGGGCTGATCTTTGAAGTACCGTTGGCCATCACCCTCATGGCCAAGTTGGGGTGGGTCGATGCGCCGTTCCTGATTCAGTATTGGAAGTGGGCGCTGTTGGGATCATTTGTCATTGCTGCGATTCTGACTCCGACGCCGGACCCGTTTAATCAGACGCTTATGGCCGGACCCATGTTTCTCCTGTACTGGGTCGGCATCTTCGGTGCAAAGTGTTTTGGCAAGAACACATCTGCTGAAAGTCATCAGGCCGGTATTCCGACAGTCGCCATGGCTGGGGCAGGGGTTGGAGGGGCTGCCTCAGGTATGTCCATGTCGAAATCTACCGGCGATGACTATGTCAGCGTTCCCGGAGGACGACATCACTAA
- a CDS encoding response regulator, which yields MEDQRGRSSEVSPTILVVDDELSIIRLCKALLEEAGFRVLGAEGSSEALKICTQHQGPIDLLLTDLVLPPPGFQLTPPSNQFPHVNGHELAVRATMIRSGLRIILMSGNPDKELASHGIRRGTLPFLAKPFERDRLIALVKNVLAQPAPTLAVERRPCAANDTDWFG from the coding sequence ATGGAGGATCAGAGGGGTCGATCATCAGAGGTTTCGCCGACCATCCTCGTCGTCGACGACGAACTCTCGATCATCAGACTCTGCAAAGCCTTGCTGGAAGAAGCGGGGTTTAGGGTGCTCGGAGCAGAGGGCAGTTCGGAAGCTCTCAAGATCTGCACACAGCATCAAGGACCGATCGATCTATTGCTCACAGACCTGGTCTTACCTCCACCGGGTTTTCAGCTGACCCCACCCTCCAACCAATTCCCGCACGTCAACGGTCATGAACTGGCGGTTCGCGCAACCATGATCCGGAGCGGTCTCCGCATCATCCTAATGTCGGGGAATCCTGATAAGGAACTTGCCAGTCATGGGATCAGGCGGGGAACACTCCCGTTCTTGGCGAAGCCGTTCGAGCGTGACCGCCTGATCGCCCTCGTGAAAAACGTACTCGCACAACCGGCGCCGACCCTTGCAGTAGAAAGGCGGCCATGCGCCGCCAACGACACCGATTGGTTCGGTTGA
- a CDS encoding nucleotidyltransferase domain-containing protein, producing the protein MVQLMAADLTFHFSPKPPRNDRTNLSCLLPMERLYRPKDYRPGTFMQGAQHQILSLVEQKAREVAFTVLAEETRVHLFVFGSHASGSASPRSDIDVGIDIGHVIAPEKLAALREAFDELPILQKVDVVDFCGLEESFKSVARQHTMTLYDRQAA; encoded by the coding sequence ATGGTGCAGCTCATGGCGGCAGACCTCACATTCCATTTCTCGCCAAAGCCTCCGCGCAACGATCGGACTAACTTGTCTTGCCTTTTGCCGATGGAGCGGCTATACAGACCTAAGGACTATCGCCCAGGAACTTTTATGCAAGGCGCGCAACATCAAATTCTGTCGCTCGTTGAGCAGAAGGCTCGGGAAGTGGCGTTTACCGTTCTTGCCGAAGAAACTCGCGTGCATCTCTTTGTCTTCGGTTCCCACGCGAGTGGGAGTGCATCACCCCGATCGGACATTGATGTTGGGATCGACATCGGCCATGTGATTGCGCCGGAAAAATTGGCAGCGTTGCGGGAGGCATTTGACGAGTTGCCGATCCTCCAGAAGGTGGACGTCGTCGACTTCTGCGGTCTCGAAGAGTCGTTCAAGTCTGTCGCGCGCCAGCACACGATGACGCTCTATGACCGACAAGCTGCATAA
- a CDS encoding RNA-binding protein: MGSKIYVGGLPYSATEQQLSDLFGAHGAVASARIITDKFTGQSRGFGFVEMSSDSEAQAAITALNGSDMGGRTLTVNEARPQEPRTGGGGRGGFGGGGGRSGGGGKRDRW, translated from the coding sequence ATGGGTTCGAAGATCTATGTCGGTGGGTTGCCCTATTCGGCGACCGAGCAGCAATTGAGTGACTTATTCGGAGCCCATGGCGCAGTGGCCTCGGCGCGGATCATCACGGACAAGTTCACCGGCCAATCCCGTGGATTCGGCTTTGTGGAAATGTCGTCGGATTCCGAGGCGCAAGCAGCCATCACCGCCCTCAATGGGTCGGATATGGGTGGCCGGACTTTGACAGTCAATGAAGCACGTCCTCAAGAACCGCGTACAGGCGGCGGGGGGCGTGGTGGATTCGGCGGTGGTGGCGGTCGGAGCGGAGGCGGCGGAAAGCGCGATCGCTGGTAA
- the mobB gene encoding molybdopterin-guanine dinucleotide biosynthesis protein B, with protein sequence MSIPIVSFIGRSNSGKTTLIERIIPELVKAGYRVATVKHTGHGFDLDTEGKDSWRHKRAGAGSVVVVAKGSLALFADVSEQLKVEEVRDRFLDASYDLIIAEGWKSEGYPKILIVRDQLGEIAYSSDGLLAVVSDRTLDLPVPVLHLDDVAGVADLLIKQFPRRRREHELEV encoded by the coding sequence ATGTCTATTCCGATCGTCTCTTTTATCGGCCGGTCGAACAGCGGTAAAACAACCTTGATTGAGCGCATCATTCCCGAGTTGGTCAAGGCTGGATACCGTGTGGCGACGGTTAAACATACCGGCCACGGGTTTGATCTTGATACGGAAGGGAAGGATAGTTGGCGCCATAAACGTGCCGGTGCCGGTAGTGTTGTGGTGGTAGCGAAGGGCAGCCTCGCCCTGTTTGCCGATGTCTCCGAACAGCTGAAGGTGGAGGAAGTGCGCGATCGTTTCTTAGACGCCTCCTATGATCTCATTATCGCCGAAGGGTGGAAAAGCGAAGGGTATCCGAAGATCCTCATCGTTCGTGATCAGCTCGGTGAAATTGCGTACTCTTCCGACGGCCTTCTCGCGGTAGTCTCCGACAGGACACTCGATCTTCCTGTGCCTGTGCTGCATCTGGACGATGTGGCCGGGGTCGCCGACCTCTTGATCAAGCAGTTCCCTCGTAGACGCCGGGAGCATGAGCTGGAAGTCTAA
- a CDS encoding 2OG-Fe(II) oxygenase family protein, with protein sequence MNQTVWKSLSDLPNAREDFPNSGNWAKAEIGSGEGQRFLSRLQLPCIRDHIESFPNIIGRHVGFNYYSYSAGDCLLTHDDTDQGRFVKGRRALQRRIAVVTYFHEEWQPDWGGELIIYEQRADRTGGPINLTPTHCIEPRPGSLVMFTVPRYHRVCRVDPTAGQHRRLSIAGWFMTEHA encoded by the coding sequence ATGAATCAGACTGTCTGGAAAAGCCTTTCCGATCTACCGAACGCTCGAGAAGACTTTCCGAATTCCGGCAACTGGGCAAAAGCTGAAATCGGCTCGGGGGAGGGGCAGCGATTTCTGTCGAGGCTACAGCTCCCCTGCATTCGAGACCATATCGAATCTTTCCCGAATATCATCGGGCGTCATGTGGGATTCAACTACTACTCGTATTCCGCCGGCGACTGCCTCTTGACCCATGACGACACGGATCAGGGTCGTTTCGTAAAGGGCCGTCGAGCCTTGCAGCGTCGGATCGCCGTCGTCACCTACTTTCATGAGGAATGGCAGCCCGATTGGGGGGGTGAATTGATCATCTACGAGCAACGAGCGGATCGCACCGGAGGGCCTATCAATCTGACGCCGACCCACTGTATCGAACCTCGCCCCGGATCGCTCGTCATGTTTACCGTCCCTCGATACCACCGAGTCTGCCGCGTGGACCCAACGGCCGGTCAGCATCGGCGGTTATCGATCGCCGGATGGTTCATGACGGAACATGCATAG
- a CDS encoding molybdopterin molybdotransferase MoeA, producing MKAADAMTGLTQLYDAQQVVLDAAPVLGLEKISILDALGRVLGEDIVAERDNPPWDNSAMDGFAVRWEDIKQEQAIRQPVTLSVIEDVPAGRMPSKAVGSGQAIRIMTGASIPQGADTVLKVEDTEHTPDSVRVFKAEPKGANIRPQGEDVKKGDRIIAKGTRIRPSEAGMLAILAKSFVFAYQRPRVAILSTGDELADLDERFSEEKIINSNSYGIAAAVQEAGGIPLLLGIARDTPMALKEKISHGLNADMLVLSGGVSMGDYDFTKAVFRELGAEMNFWKLAIRPGQPLVFGKIQGKLAFGLPGNPVSSMVTFEQLVRPALLKMSGCRSYGRPVVQAMFQERFSKRTDRRHFLRGILTQEEGVFKVRTTGDQGSGILTSMVKANCLIDVPVAVERLNPGDEVAVQLLSGEAWLTSTEHGSAGGHRLSCC from the coding sequence GTGAAAGCCGCGGATGCCATGACCGGATTGACCCAACTCTACGATGCGCAACAGGTGGTACTCGATGCTGCGCCGGTGTTGGGTCTCGAAAAAATCTCGATTCTGGACGCCTTGGGTCGTGTCCTGGGTGAGGACATCGTCGCTGAGCGAGATAATCCGCCGTGGGATAACTCAGCCATGGATGGGTTTGCCGTCAGATGGGAGGATATCAAGCAGGAGCAAGCCATTCGGCAACCAGTCACTCTCTCGGTCATTGAGGATGTTCCCGCCGGTAGGATGCCGTCAAAAGCAGTTGGTTCTGGTCAGGCCATCCGGATCATGACCGGGGCGTCAATCCCCCAAGGGGCTGATACAGTCCTGAAGGTCGAAGATACGGAACATACACCTGATTCGGTCCGCGTGTTTAAGGCGGAACCTAAAGGAGCCAACATTAGACCACAGGGGGAGGACGTCAAAAAAGGAGACCGCATCATCGCGAAAGGGACCAGAATCCGTCCCAGCGAGGCAGGAATGTTGGCGATACTCGCGAAGTCGTTTGTGTTCGCCTACCAGCGGCCGCGAGTGGCGATCCTTTCGACTGGTGATGAGTTGGCTGATTTGGACGAGCGGTTCAGCGAGGAGAAGATCATCAATTCGAACAGTTACGGAATTGCCGCGGCTGTGCAGGAAGCGGGGGGCATTCCGTTATTACTCGGCATCGCGCGCGATACCCCGATGGCCCTCAAAGAGAAGATCTCCCATGGGTTGAATGCCGACATGTTGGTGTTGTCCGGCGGGGTGTCGATGGGTGATTATGATTTCACCAAAGCGGTGTTCCGTGAACTCGGCGCCGAGATGAATTTTTGGAAACTCGCCATCCGACCCGGTCAGCCGTTGGTCTTCGGCAAGATTCAGGGAAAGCTTGCCTTCGGTCTTCCAGGGAATCCGGTCTCATCGATGGTGACCTTCGAGCAATTGGTGCGACCGGCATTACTGAAAATGAGCGGGTGTCGGAGCTATGGCCGTCCGGTGGTTCAGGCCATGTTCCAGGAACGATTTTCCAAGCGGACCGATCGGAGGCATTTCCTGCGCGGCATTCTCACGCAGGAAGAAGGTGTGTTCAAGGTCCGAACGACCGGAGACCAGGGCTCTGGTATTCTCACCTCTATGGTTAAGGCGAATTGTCTCATCGATGTGCCGGTGGCAGTTGAGCGTCTGAATCCCGGCGACGAGGTAGCGGTTCAGTTACTGAGCGGCGAAGCGTGGCTCACCTCGACTGAGCATGGGAGTGCCGGCGGGCATCGGTTGTCCTGTTGCTAG
- a CDS encoding ABC transporter ATP-binding protein encodes MSTPVLKVSELTKRFGDFTAVNGVSFEIRPGEILGLLGPNGAGKTTTIQMLLGLVTPTAGSIHMFGLDLSTHREEILQQVNFSSTYISMPQSLTVEENLWVVARLYGISDIARRVNDIVKKLEMEEFRGKITRKLSSGQMTRLTLAKAFLTEPRILFLDEPTASLDPDIADKIRSLLKEERRSFGLSILYTSHNMREMEEMSDRIIFLQRGRIVAEGTAQDIVDRFGKADLEEVFLKFAREPGQSSS; translated from the coding sequence ATGTCCACTCCAGTCCTGAAAGTGTCTGAACTGACCAAGCGGTTCGGCGACTTTACGGCGGTCAATGGGGTGTCCTTTGAGATCAGGCCGGGAGAAATTCTGGGGCTGTTGGGGCCGAACGGAGCCGGGAAGACCACTACCATACAGATGCTCTTGGGGCTCGTCACCCCCACGGCCGGCTCGATTCACATGTTTGGTCTGGATCTTTCGACTCATCGTGAGGAGATTCTGCAGCAGGTCAACTTTTCGTCTACTTACATCTCCATGCCCCAGTCGCTGACGGTCGAAGAAAATTTATGGGTTGTGGCGCGGCTCTACGGGATTTCGGATATCGCTCGGCGCGTCAACGACATCGTCAAAAAGCTGGAGATGGAGGAGTTCCGCGGTAAGATTACCCGCAAATTGTCGTCTGGTCAGATGACGAGACTCACATTGGCGAAAGCGTTTCTTACCGAACCGCGCATCCTCTTTCTTGACGAGCCGACGGCGAGTTTGGATCCTGATATCGCGGACAAGATCAGATCGTTGCTGAAAGAAGAGCGGCGATCATTCGGCTTAAGCATCCTCTACACGTCACATAACATGCGCGAAATGGAAGAAATGTCGGATCGCATCATTTTTCTTCAGCGGGGACGCATCGTGGCGGAGGGAACGGCGCAAGACATTGTCGACCGATTCGGAAAGGCCGATCTGGAAGAGGTATTCCTGAAGTTTGCACGGGAGCCAGGACAGTCATCATCGTGA
- a CDS encoding ABC transporter permease, with the protein MKLHRITALVVRHLYLYRRSLPRIMEIFYWPFLDLVIWGFITLYLARYQSQVPGFVTFFLGALILWDMLFRSQQGVTISFLEELWARNLMNLFASPLKPSEFLTATMAMSVMKVTIVSIVMAGCALLFYSYNILIVGVWLMPFVLNLVITGWIIGVFTTSLIMRFGQEAEVLAWSMVFLFQPISCVFYPMEVLPTWLQMIAMANPAAHVFEGMRTVLGAGASPLGDLAWAVCLNGALLVGVVAWFYQTVAYCKDQGLLVRVGE; encoded by the coding sequence ATGAAACTGCACCGCATCACGGCATTGGTCGTCAGGCATTTGTACCTCTACCGACGCAGTTTGCCCCGCATCATGGAAATCTTTTACTGGCCTTTCCTGGATCTCGTGATCTGGGGGTTTATCACGCTCTATCTCGCTCGATACCAAAGCCAGGTTCCTGGATTCGTCACCTTTTTTTTGGGCGCCTTGATCCTCTGGGACATGTTGTTCCGATCGCAGCAGGGAGTCACCATTTCCTTTCTCGAAGAGCTCTGGGCGCGTAACTTGATGAATCTGTTCGCCAGCCCGCTGAAACCAAGCGAGTTTCTGACCGCCACGATGGCCATGAGCGTAATGAAGGTGACGATTGTCTCGATTGTCATGGCGGGCTGTGCCCTCCTGTTTTATTCGTATAATATCCTGATCGTCGGGGTATGGCTGATGCCGTTCGTACTCAATTTGGTCATTACGGGCTGGATTATCGGCGTGTTTACGACCTCACTCATCATGAGGTTCGGACAAGAGGCTGAAGTGCTCGCCTGGAGCATGGTGTTTCTCTTCCAGCCGATCTCCTGTGTGTTCTATCCCATGGAAGTGTTGCCCACGTGGCTGCAGATGATTGCGATGGCGAATCCGGCAGCCCATGTCTTTGAGGGCATGCGGACTGTCTTGGGTGCAGGCGCATCACCCCTTGGGGACCTTGCCTGGGCGGTGTGCCTGAACGGGGCATTGCTCGTCGGCGTCGTCGCATGGTTCTATCAGACGGTTGCCTATTGTAAAGACCAAGGGCTCTTGGTTCGAGTCGGGGAGTAA
- a CDS encoding cytochrome c3 family protein, with product MSWKSKATLVLSLGAGALVLGGIAIPFTDQPTFCAGCHTIAPAYESWAKSSHKEVTCVACHVRPGVQGWLSDKVLAGVGDLAIYVFGTPTDAHNLKARVDSGVCLGCHRHILRVSETAPRDLPSPVKEVGLVMSHGRHMEAFSARGRGEGCTTCHSGVVHDEPIKGYPIVIPRGHVSADSKPWYPPHPEGSYLRARALSDCFRCHDGKTQHGGKTLDRKCETCHLPEKVSGALLFN from the coding sequence ATGAGCTGGAAGTCTAAGGCCACGCTCGTGCTGAGCCTTGGTGCCGGAGCCTTGGTTCTGGGTGGAATTGCGATTCCGTTTACAGACCAGCCGACATTCTGTGCAGGATGCCACACGATCGCCCCTGCCTATGAGAGCTGGGCCAAGTCTTCCCATAAGGAAGTCACCTGTGTTGCCTGTCACGTAAGACCTGGGGTTCAAGGCTGGTTATCCGACAAGGTCTTGGCAGGAGTCGGAGATCTGGCTATCTACGTCTTCGGGACGCCGACCGATGCACACAATCTCAAGGCAAGAGTAGATTCCGGAGTCTGTCTCGGTTGCCATCGTCACATCCTTCGTGTGTCTGAAACGGCGCCGCGCGATCTTCCGTCGCCGGTGAAAGAGGTGGGCTTAGTCATGAGCCATGGCCGACACATGGAGGCTTTCAGCGCCCGTGGACGGGGTGAAGGATGTACGACGTGTCATTCCGGTGTCGTGCATGATGAACCCATCAAGGGGTATCCCATTGTCATTCCACGGGGACATGTGTCGGCCGACAGCAAGCCTTGGTATCCGCCTCATCCGGAAGGCTCCTATCTCCGCGCGAGGGCGCTCAGCGACTGTTTCCGTTGCCACGATGGGAAGACGCAGCATGGCGGGAAAACGTTGGACCGCAAATGCGAGACCTGCCACCTCCCGGAGAAGGTCAGCGGCGCTTTGCTATTCAACTAA
- a CDS encoding kelch repeat-containing protein, protein MRLERLRVIAVCILAAVTVACGGDGGGSGSTGAPPAATPLTGVFLDSPVQGLGYSTTPSGLSGITDANGQFNYDQGDTVTFNLYGRTIGAAVPAAPVVTALSVFNATSLSDPRVLNLSQLLLTLGGNPSGANPITVPATPPANFPSALDFSATNFDTSFPGLTLVSEADATTHLQESFATLSVTLAGSNVGGAVVKSDPAGINCGTVCTAAYIKGSSVTLAATGAGFTGWSGGGCTGTGACVVTLNANVTVTATFGTSLPTMTIPRAGHAAARLANGQVLITGGFSSSVFPGAAINTAELYNPTTNTFTAITGRMQSTRGNHTATLLPDGKVLIAGGQITDNDGDGNDSAELYDPATQTFTAISNRMIVPRGSHVAVLLPNGQVLLAGGFNGGFNDLPVAHNSAELYDPATQTFMAISATMTSNRSDKPAADLIPNGKVLIAGGENPSGTLNTAELYDPASQTFTAISATMTSVRGGHTATLLSNGKVLVTGGADILTARPQPTGHTLSSVETFDPTTQTFTAATPSMGTARAYHQATALADGTVLLTGGINFVSSNSFVVLNTIEIYRP, encoded by the coding sequence ATGCGACTCGAACGATTGCGTGTGATTGCTGTTTGTATCCTTGCCGCTGTGACGGTCGCATGCGGCGGCGATGGGGGTGGTAGTGGTAGCACCGGGGCGCCTCCGGCGGCGACTCCGCTCACCGGTGTCTTTCTCGATAGCCCGGTTCAAGGGCTTGGTTACAGCACAACTCCATCCGGGCTTTCCGGCATTACCGATGCGAACGGGCAGTTCAACTACGATCAAGGCGATACCGTGACATTTAATCTGTATGGCCGGACAATTGGGGCAGCCGTGCCGGCTGCACCGGTGGTGACGGCGCTCTCGGTGTTCAACGCCACAAGCTTATCCGATCCTCGCGTGCTCAATCTGTCGCAACTCTTGCTGACACTGGGAGGGAACCCTTCCGGAGCAAACCCGATCACAGTGCCAGCAACACCGCCGGCAAACTTTCCATCTGCACTGGATTTCTCAGCCACGAACTTCGACACCTCGTTCCCTGGACTCACGCTCGTCTCAGAGGCTGATGCGACGACGCACCTGCAGGAAAGCTTTGCCACCCTCTCGGTCACACTCGCCGGGAGCAACGTCGGGGGTGCAGTAGTAAAGTCTGATCCGGCAGGCATCAATTGCGGCACCGTCTGCACTGCAGCCTATATCAAGGGAAGTTCCGTCACCTTGGCCGCTACAGGGGCTGGATTTACCGGCTGGAGCGGCGGAGGCTGTACTGGCACCGGCGCTTGCGTGGTCACGCTGAATGCAAACGTGACGGTCACAGCGACGTTTGGCACGTCGTTACCGACAATGACGATCCCGCGCGCCGGTCATGCAGCGGCACGCCTCGCAAATGGGCAGGTTCTTATTACGGGAGGGTTCAGTTCTTCGGTCTTCCCAGGCGCCGCCATCAATACCGCCGAGTTGTACAATCCCACGACCAACACCTTTACAGCCATCACTGGCAGAATGCAGTCAACGCGCGGGAACCATACCGCTACGCTGTTACCTGATGGCAAGGTCCTCATAGCGGGTGGGCAGATCACTGACAATGATGGGGACGGCAATGACAGCGCGGAGTTGTACGACCCGGCTACCCAGACCTTCACGGCCATTTCGAATCGCATGATCGTCCCTCGTGGATCACATGTGGCGGTCTTGTTACCGAACGGCCAGGTCTTGTTGGCGGGAGGATTTAATGGCGGGTTTAATGACCTTCCCGTCGCCCACAACTCTGCAGAACTCTACGACCCAGCCACCCAAACCTTCATGGCCATTTCAGCTACAATGACATCCAACCGTAGTGACAAGCCCGCAGCGGATTTGATTCCCAATGGGAAGGTCCTCATAGCCGGTGGGGAAAATCCTTCCGGCACCTTAAATACTGCGGAACTCTACGATCCAGCAAGCCAAACCTTCACAGCGATCAGCGCCACAATGACCTCCGTTCGTGGGGGACACACGGCAACCCTTCTTTCAAACGGAAAAGTCCTCGTGACTGGCGGGGCAGATATTTTAACCGCAAGACCACAGCCAACTGGCCACACGTTGAGCTCAGTAGAAACCTTCGATCCAACCACTCAAACGTTTACAGCTGCTACTCCCTCGATGGGAACAGCTCGAGCCTATCACCAAGCAACAGCGCTGGCGGACGGTACGGTCCTCTTGACCGGTGGAATAAACTTTGTCTCCAGCAACTCTTTCGTGGTGCTCAATACGATTGAGATTTATAGACCATAA